In Halalkalicoccus subterraneus, a single genomic region encodes these proteins:
- the kdgK1 gene encoding bifunctional 2-dehydro-3-deoxygluconokinase/2-dehydro-3-deoxygalactonokinase: MTDLVTFGETMIRLSPPDDERLETTTELEVRAAGAESNVAVAAARLGTEAVWTSKLPDSPLGRRVTSELESYGLETDPVLSDEGRQGTYYIEFAGEPRGTDVIYDRADAAVTTARAEELPIERIRESEWFYTSGITPALSDTLEETTEELLRAAREARTKTAFDLNYRSKLWSPAAARETLTGLFEHVDVLVTAVRDARNVLDATGDREAIARELADEWGFETVVLTLGAEGALAVHDGDLTRQSAFETETLDPIGTGDAFVGAFLAKRIGGGDIGGALEYGAATAALKRTIPGDIAVVTSVEVESVIDTAESGISR; the protein is encoded by the coding sequence ATGACCGACCTCGTGACCTTCGGCGAGACCATGATCCGGCTCTCGCCGCCGGACGACGAACGTCTCGAAACCACGACCGAACTGGAGGTCCGCGCCGCCGGCGCCGAGAGCAACGTCGCGGTCGCGGCCGCGCGGCTGGGTACCGAAGCCGTCTGGACCTCGAAACTGCCCGACTCGCCGCTGGGGCGGCGGGTGACGAGCGAACTCGAGAGCTACGGACTCGAAACCGACCCCGTCCTGAGCGACGAGGGGCGCCAGGGCACCTACTACATCGAGTTCGCCGGCGAGCCGCGGGGAACCGACGTGATCTACGACCGGGCGGACGCAGCGGTGACGACCGCCCGCGCCGAGGAGCTCCCGATCGAGCGCATCAGGGAAAGCGAATGGTTCTACACCAGCGGAATCACGCCCGCGCTCTCGGATACCCTCGAAGAAACGACCGAGGAGCTGCTGCGGGCAGCACGGGAGGCGAGGACGAAGACGGCCTTCGACCTGAACTACCGGAGCAAGCTCTGGTCGCCCGCGGCGGCCCGCGAGACCCTCACCGGGCTCTTCGAACACGTCGACGTGCTCGTGACGGCGGTGCGCGACGCGAGGAACGTCCTCGACGCGACGGGCGACCGCGAGGCGATCGCCCGCGAGCTCGCCGACGAATGGGGCTTCGAGACGGTCGTACTCACGCTCGGGGCCGAGGGCGCACTCGCCGTCCACGACGGAGACCTCACTCGCCAGTCGGCGTTCGAAACCGAGACCCTCGATCCCATCGGGACCGGCGACGCCTTCGTCGGGGCCTTCCTCGCGAAACGGATCGGAGGCGGCGATATCGGTGGGGCGCTCGAATACGGCGCGGCGACGGCGGCGCTCAAGCGAACGATCCCCGGCGACATCGCCGTCGTCACCTCCGTGGAGGTCGAAAGCGTGATCGACACGGCCGAAAGCGGGATCTCGCGGTAG
- a CDS encoding dihydrolipoyl dehydrogenase family protein produces the protein MTHVAIVGAYGSAGVAVAESLADADEDVELTLIDDGEPGGGLCILRGCMPSKAVLSAGAHKFQARHDDRLSGVPEVDLARVVETKDEQVLGFAEHRRAAVHDLAERESVEFIHETARFTGPHTLAVDDREIEADYVVIATGSTLNVPDLPGMDEVDPMGSAEVLDTTEFPDSGIVMGFGYIGLELVPYLAEAAGMELTVIEHDDRPVDEAPPEYGDTILDLYREAFEIEVLTNARERSVEATAEGGVRMELDCEGKTETIEADQLFTFTGRKPNLDGVGIEHTDLSPEEGWVEDTMQARDDPHTFVVGDVNGHEPILHVAKEQGFRAAENVLAHAEGRELEPYENVHHHVIFSGLGVYPFARLGHTADSAREAGYDPIEVSRQASDDGVFTVKNVPEGLATLVVARDGTVLGYQGLHHHADSMAKTMQVVVELGLDVRELPDRAYHPTLPEILDGLFREASARLDG, from the coding sequence ATGACCCACGTCGCGATCGTCGGGGCCTACGGCAGCGCGGGCGTCGCGGTTGCCGAGTCGCTGGCCGACGCCGACGAGGACGTCGAACTGACGCTGATCGACGACGGCGAACCGGGCGGCGGACTGTGTATTCTCAGAGGCTGTATGCCCTCGAAGGCGGTGCTCTCGGCGGGCGCTCACAAGTTCCAAGCCCGCCACGACGACCGGCTGTCGGGCGTCCCCGAGGTCGATCTCGCGCGCGTCGTCGAGACGAAAGACGAGCAGGTGCTCGGCTTCGCGGAACACCGCCGAGCGGCGGTCCACGACCTCGCAGAGCGCGAAAGCGTCGAGTTCATCCATGAGACTGCCCGCTTTACCGGCCCGCACACACTGGCGGTGGACGACCGGGAGATCGAGGCCGATTACGTCGTGATCGCGACGGGTTCGACGCTGAACGTGCCGGACCTACCCGGAATGGACGAGGTCGATCCCATGGGCAGTGCCGAGGTGCTCGATACGACGGAGTTCCCCGATTCGGGGATCGTGATGGGCTTTGGCTACATCGGGCTCGAACTCGTGCCCTACCTCGCCGAGGCCGCCGGAATGGAATTAACAGTGATCGAGCATGACGACCGCCCGGTCGACGAGGCCCCGCCCGAGTACGGCGATACGATCCTCGATCTCTACCGCGAGGCCTTCGAGATCGAGGTCCTGACGAACGCACGCGAGCGCTCGGTCGAGGCGACCGCCGAGGGCGGCGTGCGCATGGAACTCGACTGTGAGGGGAAGACGGAGACGATCGAGGCCGACCAGCTCTTCACGTTCACCGGCAGGAAACCGAACCTGGATGGCGTCGGAATCGAGCACACCGACCTCTCGCCCGAGGAGGGCTGGGTCGAGGACACGATGCAGGCCCGCGACGACCCTCATACGTTCGTCGTCGGGGACGTCAACGGCCACGAGCCGATCCTTCACGTCGCCAAAGAGCAGGGGTTTCGGGCCGCCGAGAACGTCCTCGCACACGCGGAGGGCCGCGAACTCGAACCCTACGAGAACGTCCACCACCACGTGATATTCAGCGGGTTGGGCGTCTACCCGTTCGCTCGACTGGGCCACACTGCAGACAGCGCCCGGGAGGCGGGCTACGACCCGATCGAGGTGAGCCGGCAGGCGAGCGACGACGGCGTGTTCACAGTGAAAAACGTCCCCGAGGGGCTCGCGACGCTCGTGGTCGCACGGGACGGCACCGTGCTGGGCTATCAGGGGCTGCACCACCACGCCGACTCGATGGCCAAGACGATGCAGGTCGTCGTCGAACTCGGGCTCGACGTCCGGGAGCTACCTGATAGAGCGTATCACCCGACGCTTCCCGAGATCCTCGACGGGCTGTTCCGCGAGGCGAGCGCCCGACTGGACGGGTAG
- a CDS encoding ferredoxin--NADP reductase: MEPTETTITAVRDVGADTVAVALETPDGFDARPGQFVKLSTEVEGEHVSRFYTLSSPDVGDTIETTIGIDPEGELGPWIESAEGETVTVEGPYGSAYYEDEDDSLILAGGPGVGPAVGIGERAIADDNGVTIVYCDDEPVHEDRLADLQEAGATVVVTDELADHVASYYEGQQVFVYGFQEFVTEALDALEAAGGDPEEAKVENFG, from the coding sequence ATGGAGCCGACCGAAACCACCATCACCGCCGTCCGGGACGTCGGGGCCGACACCGTCGCGGTCGCCCTCGAAACGCCCGACGGGTTCGACGCCCGACCCGGCCAGTTCGTCAAGCTCTCGACCGAAGTCGAGGGCGAGCACGTCTCGCGCTTCTACACCCTCTCGTCGCCCGACGTCGGCGACACCATCGAGACCACCATCGGGATCGACCCCGAGGGCGAGCTCGGACCGTGGATCGAGAGCGCGGAAGGCGAGACAGTCACCGTCGAGGGTCCGTATGGGAGCGCCTACTACGAGGACGAGGACGACTCGCTGATACTGGCGGGCGGGCCGGGCGTCGGTCCCGCAGTCGGGATCGGCGAGCGCGCGATCGCCGACGATAACGGCGTCACGATCGTCTACTGCGACGACGAGCCCGTCCACGAGGACCGGCTGGCCGACCTGCAGGAGGCGGGCGCGACCGTCGTCGTCACAGACGAACTCGCGGATCACGTCGCGAGCTACTACGAGGGCCAGCAGGTGTTCGTCTACGGCTTTCAGGAGTTCGTCACCGAGGCGCTCGACGCACTGGAAGCGGCGGGGGGCGATCCCGAGGAGGCGAAGGTCGAGAACTTCGGCTGA
- a CDS encoding 2-oxoacid:acceptor oxidoreductase subunit alpha has protein sequence MPEDLNWAVGGEAGDGIDSTGKIFAQALSRAGRHVFTSKDFASRIRGGYTAYKIRTSVDELNSVVDRLDILVALTQRTIDENLDELHEDSVVIYDGERSWDAEVPDEQIPLDVPLKSLAEDAGGAIMQNVVALGAACEVAGFPIEHLDSALEKRFGEKGQKLVDNNQEAARKGRDYVQENYDHDFGYSLETTDNDYVLLNGDEAIGMGALVGGCRFYAGYPITPATNVMEYLTGRIDEYGGTVVQAEDELSAINMALGAARSGARAMTATSGPGIDLMTETFGLIATTETPLVIADVMRSGPSTGMPTKQEQGDLNMTLYGGHGEIPRFVLAPTTIAECFHKTIEAFNLAEKYQTPVYVVSDLAMAVTEQTFSPEEFDMDEVEIDRGKVVDEDNIDQYLDEQDRFQPHYDAGDGISPRAFPGTVEGAHMTTGLEHDELGRRTEDTDERVRQVDKRNRKVETAQNEEDWSPREFGNEDAENLVLTWGSNEGAIREAMQKLDIDVRFISVPYMFPRPDLTEAVESAETTVVVECNATGQFADVVERDTLTRVERINKYNGIRFNADELVDRITETFAAESEAKV, from the coding sequence ATGCCTGAGGACTTAAACTGGGCCGTCGGCGGGGAAGCCGGCGACGGGATCGATTCGACGGGGAAGATCTTCGCCCAGGCTCTCTCACGGGCTGGACGACACGTCTTCACCTCCAAGGACTTCGCCTCGCGGATCCGCGGGGGCTACACCGCCTACAAGATTCGAACCTCCGTCGACGAGTTAAACAGCGTCGTCGACAGGCTCGACATCCTCGTCGCGCTGACCCAACGCACCATCGACGAGAACCTCGACGAACTCCACGAGGACAGCGTCGTCATCTACGACGGCGAGCGCTCGTGGGACGCCGAGGTGCCCGACGAGCAGATTCCCCTCGACGTCCCCCTCAAATCGCTCGCGGAGGACGCCGGCGGCGCGATCATGCAAAACGTCGTCGCGCTCGGTGCGGCCTGCGAGGTCGCGGGGTTCCCGATCGAGCACCTCGACAGCGCCCTCGAGAAGCGATTCGGCGAGAAGGGCCAGAAGCTCGTCGACAACAACCAAGAGGCCGCCCGCAAGGGTCGTGACTACGTTCAGGAGAACTACGACCACGACTTCGGCTACAGCCTCGAGACCACCGACAACGACTACGTCCTGCTCAACGGCGACGAGGCGATCGGCATGGGCGCGCTCGTCGGCGGCTGTCGCTTCTATGCGGGCTATCCCATCACGCCCGCGACGAACGTGATGGAGTATCTCACGGGACGGATCGACGAGTACGGCGGTACCGTCGTCCAAGCCGAAGACGAGCTCTCGGCGATCAACATGGCGCTCGGCGCCGCGCGCTCCGGCGCTCGGGCGATGACCGCGACCTCCGGGCCGGGGATCGACCTGATGACCGAGACGTTCGGGCTGATCGCGACCACCGAGACCCCGCTCGTGATCGCCGACGTGATGCGCTCGGGCCCCTCGACGGGGATGCCGACAAAACAGGAACAGGGCGACCTCAACATGACGCTCTACGGCGGTCACGGCGAGATCCCACGGTTCGTCCTCGCCCCGACCACCATCGCCGAGTGTTTCCACAAGACCATCGAGGCGTTCAACCTCGCCGAGAAGTACCAGACGCCGGTCTACGTCGTCTCGGACCTCGCGATGGCCGTCACCGAACAGACGTTCTCGCCGGAGGAGTTCGACATGGACGAAGTCGAGATCGACCGCGGGAAGGTCGTCGACGAGGACAACATCGACCAGTATCTCGACGAACAGGACCGGTTCCAGCCCCACTACGACGCCGGCGACGGGATCAGCCCCCGAGCGTTCCCCGGCACCGTCGAGGGCGCACACATGACGACCGGCCTCGAACACGACGAACTGGGCCGGCGGACCGAGGACACCGACGAGCGCGTTCGGCAGGTCGACAAACGGAACCGGAAGGTCGAGACCGCCCAGAACGAGGAGGACTGGTCTCCCCGCGAGTTCGGAAACGAGGACGCCGAGAACCTCGTGTTGACCTGGGGTTCGAACGAGGGCGCGATCCGAGAGGCGATGCAGAAGCTCGATATCGACGTGCGTTTCATCTCGGTGCCGTACATGTTCCCGCGGCCGGACCTGACGGAGGCCGTCGAGAGCGCCGAGACAACCGTCGTCGTCGAGTGTAACGCGACGGGGCAGTTCGCCGACGTCGTCGAACGCGACACCCTTACACGGGTCGAGCGCATCAACAAATACAACGGCATCCGGTTCAACGCGGACGAGCTCGTCGATCGGATCACGGAGACGTTCGCCGCCGAATCGGAGGCGAAAGTATGA
- a CDS encoding 2-oxoacid:ferredoxin oxidoreductase subunit beta, protein MSSQAHFTDFKSDKQPTWCPGCGDFGTMNGMMKALANTGNSPDDTFICAGIGCSGKIGTYMHSYALHGVHGRALPVGTGVKLANPDLEVMVAGGDGDGYSIGAGHFIHAVRRNVDMTYVVMDNRIYGLTKGQFSPTSREDFETSTSPEGTKQSPVHPLALAMAAGGSFIAQSFSSDAQRHTEIIEQAIEHDGFSLVNTYSPCVTFNDVDTYDFFRDSLVDLDEEDHDPTDYDQARQRIMDFDNIYQGVLYQDDDSVGYEKRLGIEGPMNEIPDGAPEDAMDLVREFY, encoded by the coding sequence ATGAGCTCTCAGGCACACTTCACCGACTTCAAGTCGGACAAGCAACCCACGTGGTGTCCCGGCTGCGGCGACTTCGGGACGATGAACGGCATGATGAAGGCGCTCGCGAACACCGGCAATAGCCCGGACGACACCTTCATCTGTGCCGGTATCGGCTGCTCGGGCAAGATCGGGACGTACATGCACTCGTATGCGCTCCACGGCGTCCACGGGCGCGCGTTACCGGTCGGCACGGGCGTGAAGCTCGCGAACCCCGACCTGGAAGTGATGGTCGCCGGCGGCGACGGCGACGGCTACTCGATCGGCGCGGGCCACTTCATCCACGCGGTGCGCCGGAACGTCGACATGACCTACGTCGTCATGGACAACCGCATCTACGGGCTGACGAAGGGACAGTTCTCGCCGACCAGTCGGGAGGACTTCGAGACCTCGACCTCGCCCGAGGGGACCAAGCAGTCGCCGGTTCACCCGCTGGCGCTCGCGATGGCCGCGGGCGGCAGCTTCATCGCCCAGTCCTTCTCCTCGGACGCCCAGCGCCACACCGAGATCATCGAGCAGGCCATCGAGCACGACGGCTTCTCGCTGGTCAACACCTACAGCCCCTGCGTGACGTTCAACGACGTCGACACCTACGACTTCTTCCGCGACTCGCTGGTCGACCTCGACGAGGAGGATCACGACCCCACCGACTACGATCAGGCCCGACAGAGAATCATGGACTTCGATAACATCTATCAGGGCGTGCTCTACCAGGACGACGACAGCGTCGGCTACGAGAAGCGCCTCGGTATCGAGGGGCCGATGAACGAGATTCCCGACGGTGCCCCGGAGGACGCGATGGACCTCGTTCGCGAGTTCTACTGA
- the mce gene encoding methylmalonyl-CoA epimerase: MRFDHAGIATDDAEGLTELFETVFDALPVHRETFDGMDVRFLDLGNGYFELLEPREGGAIGRYLERNGPGIHHLALGTEDIEGALETAREEGIEPIDEEPRQGAWGHDVAFLHPKSTGGILIEFVEH, encoded by the coding sequence GTGCGCTTCGATCACGCCGGCATCGCGACCGACGACGCAGAAGGACTGACCGAACTGTTCGAGACCGTGTTCGACGCCCTACCGGTCCACCGGGAGACGTTCGACGGCATGGACGTCAGGTTTCTCGATCTCGGGAACGGCTACTTCGAACTGCTCGAACCCCGCGAGGGAGGGGCGATCGGACGCTATCTCGAACGTAACGGGCCCGGAATCCACCACCTCGCGCTCGGTACCGAGGACATCGAGGGAGCACTCGAAACAGCCCGTGAGGAGGGTATCGAACCCATAGACGAGGAGCCCCGTCAGGGGGCGTGGGGACACGACGTCGCCTTCCTCCACCCGAAATCGACGGGCGGAATCCTGATCGAGTTCGTCGAACACTGA
- a CDS encoding sugar O-acetyltransferase, with protein sequence MPSEREKMLCGELYDASDPQLVVERQRARELTREYNHTAADEPDRRERILEELFDSVEGDATVEPPVHCDYGSNISVGEDFYANFDCVILDVCRVEFGDNCLLGPGIHVYTATHPLAAEGRAAGIESGEPVTVGDDVWIGGRAVLNPGVTVGEGAVIASGAVVTEDVPAGVVVGGNPARVLRELD encoded by the coding sequence ATGCCAAGCGAGCGTGAGAAGATGCTGTGTGGGGAACTCTACGACGCGAGCGACCCACAGCTCGTCGTCGAGCGCCAGCGCGCCCGCGAACTCACCCGCGAGTACAACCACACTGCGGCGGACGAACCCGACCGGCGCGAGCGAATTTTGGAAGAGCTGTTCGACTCCGTCGAAGGTGACGCCACCGTCGAACCGCCCGTTCACTGCGATTACGGCTCGAACATCTCCGTGGGCGAGGACTTCTACGCGAACTTCGACTGCGTGATTCTGGACGTCTGCCGGGTCGAGTTCGGCGACAACTGCCTGCTCGGGCCGGGGATCCACGTCTACACCGCGACCCATCCGCTCGCCGCCGAGGGACGTGCGGCGGGCATCGAATCCGGCGAGCCGGTCACTGTCGGCGACGACGTCTGGATCGGCGGGCGGGCGGTACTCAATCCGGGCGTCACCGTCGGAGAGGGTGCGGTGATCGCCTCGGGCGCGGTCGTCACCGAGGACGTTCCCGCAGGCGTGGTCGTCGGCGGAAACCCGGCGCGGGTTCTCAGGGAACTCGACTGA